In Candidatus Syntrophoarchaeum caldarius, a single window of DNA contains:
- a CDS encoding tRNA CCA-pyrophosphorylase: MEVYQLLPMTNCKKCGESTCMAFAVKLISGEKELELCTPLFEEDKYKDKLEKLQEMFATVEGATETGLLIDTNKCTGCGNCVVACPVNVANDPHGAAIGRGPTNDKVILKVKDGVVVSSNVHECRRFGKNRIQCDLCIVTCPSGAIEFV, from the coding sequence ATGGAAGTATATCAACTTCTTCCGATGACAAACTGCAAGAAGTGCGGTGAGTCAACCTGTATGGCGTTTGCCGTGAAGCTGATAAGTGGCGAGAAGGAGCTTGAGTTATGCACACCACTATTTGAGGAGGATAAGTACAAGGATAAGCTTGAAAAGCTCCAGGAGATGTTTGCAACCGTTGAAGGCGCGACAGAGACTGGACTTTTGATCGATACCAATAAATGCACAGGCTGTGGTAACTGTGTCGTTGCATGTCCTGTAAACGTTGCAAACGATCCGCATGGAGCTGCGATAGGCAGAGGTCCAACGAATGATAAGGTGATTCTTAAGGTCAAGGATGGAGTGGTTGTATCGTCGAACGTCCATGAGTGCAGGCGGTTTGGGAAGAACCGTATCCAGTGCGATCTCTGCATCGTGACATGTCCCTCTGGTGCGATTGAGTTTGTGTGA